Proteins encoded by one window of Salmonirosea aquatica:
- a CDS encoding CotH kinase family protein, with translation MKATLFLFLAVCIAAGSTAQSIPSSSNLPIVIIKTNGQAIADEPKIMADMGIIYNGPGNRNYLTDSLNHYNGKIGIEFRGNTSQNSPKKPYGLETRKADSSNLNVSLLGMPAENDWILFNTYDDETFMRDVLTHALARNAGHYSPRTVFVELFVSSNDALEYEDYKGIYVLMEKIKQDKNRVDISELEYKDSTGNALTGGYIVKIDHHAGTPGPYWDSQYPNECGDFRTDFELHEPADEDIHPAHLVYIKEYLHQFETALWGPAFTDPAQGYRAYADVGSFIDYFLLSEVVRSTDAYSYSTYMYKNRDSKGGKLVMGPMWDYNASMGNTPYNFCAANDTTGWQYQSQRLCRVDRKQPFWWKRLLDDPAYVEQLKVRWATLRNGVLDLGNIRTMIQQNRDLVSEAQPRDYERWNVVGERGAFDEEMDFLEDWLDKRLRWMDRNVPLLGNFIHRPATVVPITCEQAVPLATYTGQQLTYQWNLNNTPLPGATESSISATLPGTYSVEVTLAENCYTETRTTPALSREVISQQHGEWHASGTWSCGTIPTSLDEVVIAADHVIVIPDETTAKALKIRLETNAQITQGLNASLILGN, from the coding sequence ATGAAAGCCACACTGTTCTTGTTCCTCGCAGTATGTATTGCTGCCGGAAGTACTGCTCAATCCATTCCCTCGTCCTCAAACTTACCCATTGTCATTATAAAAACCAATGGTCAGGCAATCGCAGACGAACCCAAGATCATGGCTGATATGGGGATTATCTATAACGGCCCCGGAAACAGGAATTATCTGACCGACTCTTTGAACCACTATAATGGAAAAATCGGCATCGAGTTTCGAGGGAATACTTCACAGAATTCGCCGAAGAAGCCTTACGGTCTTGAAACCAGGAAAGCCGATAGTTCCAACCTGAATGTATCATTGCTGGGAATGCCCGCCGAGAACGATTGGATTCTGTTCAATACTTACGATGACGAAACTTTTATGCGTGATGTACTTACCCACGCTCTGGCCAGAAATGCCGGTCACTACTCTCCCCGGACAGTTTTTGTGGAGCTATTCGTTTCCTCGAACGACGCTCTTGAGTACGAAGATTACAAGGGGATTTATGTACTCATGGAAAAAATCAAACAGGATAAGAACCGGGTGGATATTTCTGAACTCGAATACAAGGACAGTACCGGCAATGCCCTGACGGGAGGGTACATCGTCAAGATAGACCATCATGCCGGTACTCCCGGTCCCTACTGGGATTCTCAATATCCCAACGAATGCGGAGATTTCAGAACTGATTTTGAACTTCACGAACCTGCTGACGAGGACATACATCCCGCCCACCTGGTTTATATAAAAGAATACCTTCATCAGTTTGAGACAGCCCTGTGGGGACCGGCTTTTACAGACCCGGCGCAGGGGTACCGGGCCTATGCTGACGTCGGCAGTTTTATCGATTATTTTTTGCTATCAGAAGTGGTCCGATCGACGGATGCCTATAGCTACAGTACCTATATGTACAAAAATCGCGATAGTAAGGGTGGCAAGTTAGTCATGGGCCCCATGTGGGATTACAATGCCTCCATGGGAAACACACCGTATAATTTCTGTGCCGCCAATGACACGACGGGCTGGCAGTATCAGAGCCAGCGACTGTGCCGGGTAGACCGGAAGCAGCCGTTCTGGTGGAAACGGCTGCTGGACGATCCCGCGTACGTTGAGCAACTTAAGGTACGCTGGGCTACACTCCGGAACGGAGTGCTGGATCTTGGCAATATTAGGACGATGATCCAGCAGAACCGCGACCTTGTTTCCGAGGCGCAGCCGCGTGATTATGAGCGTTGGAATGTAGTGGGAGAGCGCGGGGCTTTTGACGAGGAAATGGATTTTCTGGAAGATTGGCTCGATAAGCGTCTGAGATGGATGGATCGTAATGTACCCCTACTTGGCAATTTTATCCATCGCCCGGCTACGGTCGTGCCCATTACCTGCGAGCAAGCGGTACCTCTGGCCACGTACACAGGTCAACAACTTACCTATCAGTGGAATCTAAATAACACACCCCTGCCCGGCGCTACGGAGAGTAGCATCTCGGCTACCCTGCCCGGTACCTATTCGGTGGAGGTGACGCTGGCGGAGAACTGCTACACCGAAACACGAACGACTCCCGCCCTTAGCCGCGAGGTGATCAGCCAGCAGCATGGCGAATGGCATGCCTCCGGTACCTGGTCTTGCGGCACTATTCCCACTTCGCTGGATGAGGTGGTGATTGCCGCCGACCATGTGATCGTTATTCCCGACGAGACGACAGCCAAAGCGTTGAAAATTAGGCTGGAAACAAACGCCCAAATCACGCAGGGCCTGAATGCAAGTCTTATTCTTGGAAATTAG
- a CDS encoding STN and carboxypeptidase regulatory-like domain-containing protein, which translates to MKPNPIRFYSLLFLLSLSLSGLLRAQSASILETRITLRVVNERLDEVLRQISAKGGFSFSYSPDVIDINNRVSLDVTNRSVREILNSLFDGTVSFKERRRYVILQKAVVSVEKKTESFYLNGYIVDQVTGIKLPDASIYEPVTLVSTVSNQYGYYKIRLPTQPETLHLEVRKEAYAGRSVEVAARRNDFLTIALAPDTVRPLATPTPRIVARPDSSARVPPRIEIPVIVYSEPPSPDTLIPIHKKEKEKVPLKESLLTIRDGLVYALSTAKQAIHTENIEDTLYRPFQASLMPFIGTNQQLSGNVINDVSVNLLAGYSLGVNLLELGLGFNVVRWDVKGLQAAGLANLVGRQVNGVQVAGVANMVIGSVEGIQASGIVNLTAEDFRGLQMGGINVTGRDLYGWQLASGLNVARTVHRGHQVGFVNYADSSATTPFGYFSFVRLNGYRRLAFTTDELNYGNVTFKTGVRKFYNIFKLGTSGFVPHKPIGSIGYGVGTAWYLGNPAWNWLLNADYVASRVAVERRFLKQPRVSHMRLTISLEKKISPRLALSVGPTFNLLLSPYDGLVQENRGSLGTRLTSSRSDTGRNTYAWIGFQAGLRLCNRVN; encoded by the coding sequence GTGAAGCCAAACCCTATCCGTTTTTATTCCCTGCTTTTCCTGCTGAGCCTTTCGCTTTCCGGCCTCCTGCGCGCGCAATCCGCTTCTATCCTGGAAACCCGCATCACGCTTCGCGTCGTAAATGAGCGATTGGATGAGGTACTGCGGCAGATTTCGGCCAAAGGCGGTTTCAGCTTTTCGTACAGCCCCGATGTAATCGATATCAACAATCGGGTGTCGCTCGACGTAACCAACCGGAGTGTGCGTGAAATCCTGAACAGTCTGTTTGACGGAACCGTCAGCTTTAAGGAGCGTCGTAGGTACGTCATTTTGCAGAAAGCGGTGGTTTCGGTCGAAAAAAAGACGGAAAGTTTTTATCTCAATGGGTATATCGTCGATCAGGTCACGGGGATCAAACTTCCCGATGCCAGTATCTACGAACCCGTCACGCTGGTTTCTACGGTAAGTAATCAGTATGGGTACTATAAAATACGCCTGCCCACGCAGCCTGAAACTCTGCACCTGGAAGTCCGCAAGGAAGCATATGCGGGCCGTTCGGTAGAGGTGGCCGCCCGCCGCAATGACTTCCTTACCATTGCCCTGGCTCCCGATACGGTGCGTCCTCTGGCCACGCCTACCCCGAGGATCGTGGCCCGCCCTGATTCTAGTGCCAGGGTACCCCCCCGGATCGAAATTCCGGTAATCGTGTATAGCGAGCCGCCGAGTCCCGATACCCTCATTCCTATTCATAAAAAAGAGAAAGAGAAGGTACCCCTCAAGGAATCGCTGCTGACGATCCGCGACGGGCTGGTGTATGCGCTCTCCACGGCCAAACAGGCTATTCATACCGAGAATATCGAGGACACGCTCTACCGTCCTTTCCAGGCCTCCCTCATGCCGTTTATCGGTACCAACCAGCAGTTGAGCGGCAACGTGATCAATGATGTTTCGGTCAATCTGCTGGCAGGGTACTCGCTGGGTGTCAATCTGCTCGAGCTGGGGCTGGGCTTCAACGTAGTGCGCTGGGATGTGAAAGGGCTGCAAGCCGCGGGCCTCGCCAATCTGGTGGGCAGGCAGGTGAATGGCGTTCAGGTGGCGGGCGTGGCCAATATGGTCATTGGCAGCGTCGAGGGCATACAGGCATCCGGCATTGTCAATCTTACTGCCGAAGATTTTCGGGGCCTGCAAATGGGGGGTATCAATGTCACAGGCCGTGACCTCTACGGCTGGCAGTTGGCTAGCGGCCTCAATGTGGCCCGCACCGTGCACCGCGGCCATCAGGTTGGTTTCGTCAACTACGCCGATTCATCAGCTACTACGCCCTTTGGCTATTTCAGTTTCGTGCGACTCAACGGCTACCGGAGACTGGCGTTTACGACCGACGAACTGAATTATGGCAATGTCACATTCAAGACGGGGGTGCGGAAGTTTTACAATATCTTCAAGTTGGGTACCAGTGGTTTTGTTCCCCACAAGCCCATCGGCAGCATCGGGTATGGCGTCGGTACTGCCTGGTACCTGGGAAATCCGGCCTGGAATTGGCTATTGAATGCCGACTACGTAGCCAGTCGGGTGGCCGTGGAGCGGAGGTTTCTGAAACAGCCCCGCGTCAGTCACATGCGGCTTACCATTTCTCTGGAGAAAAAAATCAGCCCAAGGCTGGCGCTCTCAGTCGGCCCGACGTTCAATCTGCTTTTATCACCCTACGACGGACTTGTACAGGAAAACCGTGGCAGCTTGGGTACCCGGCTTACCAGCAGCAGATCCGATACCGGGCGCAATACCTACGCCTGGATTGGCTTCCAGGCGGGGTTACGGCTCTGCAATCGGGTGAATTGA
- a CDS encoding FecR family protein — protein MNRSASSLPDELLARYLASTATRPEIERVQTWLEESPDHVRELKAYRQLWEKSRTADRTGPAFDTDSAWHLMQAKMQAQGTTPTLQNSPPQPLPSVRPLPVRRWYLPALWAAAAVALLLIPWLRGYFTQSDSPQQITVSTQKNTYEKTLPDGTKVFLNYHSTLTYPEGLPGATRRVSLRGEAFFEVAPDAAHPFLIDANGTEIRVVGTSFNVKTYDETVRVEVRSGKVEVRKAIKAVELLPGEGVEVEADTVFRKLSADLNAIAYRTQVFDFTATHLDEVVQSLSQGFHADVRLSKTQLARCRLTGRYERESLDATLAVIAETLDLTVSQRDGTYWLDGSGCQ, from the coding sequence TTGAACCGTTCTGCTTCATCTCTACCCGACGAACTGCTGGCCCGCTACCTGGCCAGCACGGCCACGCGCCCGGAAATCGAGCGGGTGCAAACGTGGCTGGAGGAGTCGCCCGACCACGTGCGGGAGCTCAAAGCTTACCGGCAGCTTTGGGAAAAAAGTCGGACGGCGGACCGAACCGGGCCAGCATTTGACACTGATTCGGCCTGGCACCTGATGCAGGCGAAAATGCAGGCGCAGGGTACCACACCTACCCTGCAAAACAGCCCTCCTCAACCTTTGCCATCGGTCCGGCCTCTGCCTGTCCGTCGCTGGTACCTGCCTGCTTTGTGGGCGGCGGCGGCCGTTGCGCTTCTGCTCATTCCGTGGCTACGCGGTTATTTTACACAGTCTGATTCTCCGCAACAGATAACGGTTTCTACCCAAAAAAATACGTATGAAAAAACACTACCCGACGGCACGAAAGTCTTTTTGAACTACCATTCGACCCTCACCTACCCCGAAGGACTGCCCGGTGCTACCCGGCGGGTAAGCTTGCGGGGAGAGGCCTTTTTCGAGGTAGCTCCCGACGCCGCTCATCCCTTTCTGATCGACGCCAACGGAACGGAAATCCGGGTTGTAGGTACCTCATTCAATGTAAAAACATACGACGAAACCGTGCGGGTGGAAGTACGGAGTGGGAAAGTAGAAGTACGAAAAGCCATTAAGGCCGTCGAGCTATTGCCCGGTGAAGGCGTAGAGGTAGAAGCCGACACGGTATTCAGGAAGCTTTCGGCAGATCTCAACGCAATAGCCTACCGCACCCAGGTATTTGATTTCACAGCTACCCACCTCGATGAGGTCGTCCAGTCGCTCAGCCAGGGTTTTCATGCCGACGTCAGACTTTCGAAAACCCAACTGGCCCGCTGCCGCCTTACGGGCCGGTACGAACGCGAATCGCTCGACGCTACACTCGCGGTGATTGCCGAAACGCTGGATCTGACGGTCAGCCAACGCGATGGTACCTACTGGCTGGATGGTTCGGGCTGTCAGTAA
- a CDS encoding RNA polymerase sigma-70 factor, with the protein MVQLSDHDLVSAIRQGQESAFEQLFRSYYERLCRYADTLLKDSDEAEEMVQTVFLTIWEKRADLEITLSLKAYLYRAVHNHCLNRIKHYGVRENHREHSLYFQADGYDSVTESIQAIELEERIERAVSKLPEQCQVVFRMSRFEELKYQEIADQLGLSVKTIENQIGKALRIMRQELADYLPFLYLIIHIS; encoded by the coding sequence TTGGTTCAGCTATCCGACCATGATCTCGTAAGTGCCATTCGGCAGGGACAGGAGTCCGCCTTCGAGCAGCTATTCCGTAGCTACTACGAACGCCTGTGCCGCTACGCCGACACGCTGCTGAAGGATAGCGACGAGGCTGAGGAAATGGTTCAAACGGTTTTTTTGACAATTTGGGAAAAACGGGCCGATCTGGAAATAACGCTTTCGCTGAAAGCCTATCTGTACCGGGCCGTGCACAACCACTGCCTGAACCGGATCAAGCATTACGGAGTACGGGAAAACCACCGGGAGCATTCGCTCTATTTTCAGGCCGATGGATACGATTCGGTCACGGAGAGCATCCAGGCCATCGAACTGGAAGAACGGATTGAGCGGGCGGTGAGCAAATTACCCGAACAATGCCAGGTAGTATTCCGGATGAGCCGCTTCGAGGAATTAAAGTATCAGGAAATCGCCGATCAGCTGGGCCTTTCGGTAAAAACCATCGAAAACCAGATTGGCAAAGCCCTTAGAATCATGCGGCAGGAGCTCGCCGACTACCTGCCCTTCTTATATCTCATCATTCATATCTCATAG
- a CDS encoding head GIN domain-containing protein, whose protein sequence is MKQYFSLRRFSLFSMAMLLAGLQSCIYINTRDNDIPPRGVSSRTLDLANFDQLALGSAFTIHVEQGADFSVKATGELNDLDDLETSVSRSGVLEIRYRNTWRTRRERMDIDIVVPSLRSVDFSGASNSTVEGFEKVPVLDYRLSGASKSVFTGSADRLIMDLSGASELDLRGSGGVLVGDLSGASQVFAFDYPVAQADLDLSGASRARLRVANLLKVEASGASSLRYRGDPTIEQRLSGGSSVTRE, encoded by the coding sequence ATGAAACAGTATTTTTCGCTTCGCCGTTTTTCCCTATTCTCAATGGCCATGTTGCTGGCGGGACTTCAGTCCTGCATTTATATCAACACCCGTGACAATGACATTCCGCCCCGGGGTGTGTCGAGCCGTACGCTAGACCTGGCCAATTTCGACCAGCTGGCCTTGGGCAGTGCGTTCACCATCCACGTTGAGCAGGGTGCTGACTTCAGCGTGAAAGCTACCGGTGAGCTCAACGACCTGGACGACCTCGAAACCAGCGTAAGCCGTTCGGGGGTACTCGAGATACGATACCGCAACACCTGGCGCACCCGCCGCGAGCGCATGGATATCGACATCGTGGTGCCCAGCCTGCGCAGCGTGGATTTCTCGGGAGCCTCCAACTCGACCGTCGAAGGATTTGAAAAGGTACCTGTCCTGGACTATCGGCTTTCGGGTGCCTCAAAATCGGTGTTTACCGGTTCGGCCGATCGCCTGATTATGGATCTTTCGGGTGCTTCCGAGCTGGATTTGCGCGGAAGCGGTGGGGTACTTGTCGGAGATTTGTCGGGTGCTTCCCAGGTATTTGCTTTCGATTATCCGGTAGCGCAGGCCGACCTGGACCTTTCGGGGGCCAGCCGGGCTCGCTTGCGGGTAGCCAATCTGCTGAAAGTGGAAGCCAGCGGGGCCAGTAGCCTGCGCTACCGGGGCGATCCCACCATCGAACAGCGCCTTTCGGGCGGAAGCAGCGTAACCCGAGAGTGA
- a CDS encoding response regulator encodes MERIRVMLADDHAVVLESLAMMISSLAGIQVVATAADGQAALDQLDHQAVDIVLSDMHMPGLNGVELALRILERYPAVKLILLTMEEKPESIRMAMQAGVWGYVLKRASKKELEEAIHTVASGSKYFAREVSQQLALLPDPSTSYSRETSETIQSLSKREIEIIRLIVNDVPNQEIADQLFISPKTVETHRRNIFKKLNIHSVVALTRFAVNYKLI; translated from the coding sequence ATGGAGAGAATCAGGGTTATGCTGGCGGACGATCACGCTGTGGTACTCGAAAGCCTGGCCATGATGATTTCATCGCTGGCGGGAATACAGGTAGTGGCTACTGCGGCCGATGGTCAGGCTGCCTTGGACCAGTTGGATCACCAAGCCGTGGACATCGTGCTGTCGGATATGCATATGCCTGGTTTGAACGGAGTCGAACTGGCGTTACGTATCCTGGAACGGTACCCTGCGGTAAAACTGATCCTGCTTACGATGGAAGAGAAACCTGAATCCATCCGTATGGCGATGCAAGCGGGCGTATGGGGCTATGTGTTGAAACGAGCATCGAAAAAAGAGCTGGAAGAGGCCATACATACCGTAGCGAGTGGTAGCAAGTATTTCGCACGGGAAGTAAGCCAGCAACTGGCCCTGCTTCCTGATCCAAGTACCAGCTATAGCCGCGAAACTTCCGAAACGATCCAGTCGCTCAGCAAGCGGGAAATTGAAATAATCCGTTTGATTGTGAATGATGTACCCAATCAGGAAATTGCCGACCAGCTTTTCATTTCGCCCAAGACTGTAGAAACGCATCGCCGGAATATTTTCAAAAAATTGAACATTCATTCCGTGGTGGCTCTGACCCGCTTTGCGGTCAACTATAAATTGATTTAG